The sequence AATTAAGCTGTGTTATCTGTACTAACTTTACAGCAGATGATTATTGGCTCTTTATTCTTATGTCATATGTACCATTGCATGGTTGTAAATTTATACTACTTTCTGTAGGGTGCTTTGGACAGTGATGCTGAGTACTCAGCTAGTGTAGTCAGATCAGAAGATGACATTGATATCTTAAAGAGTTCAACATCAGGATCAACCAATTCAAATGTTGTCAAAACTTCCAATTGTTTTTCATCTAATGATGCTGATATGAGCATGGACGATGAAGACAACGACGACGACGATGATGATAATGACTTTGATTGTGATGACAACGATGGTTTTCTGTATGATGACGGTGATGATTGCATGACTCTGCAATCTCAGTTTGATAATGTGGACTTGCCTCCTGGTGTCGAAGCAACTCTTCCCTGGTTGAATGATCCTTCACCGAGTGAGAAGCCATCCACTAAGACGCTAGCTATTTCAGATCTACCACCATGTAGTTCAACTGTTCCTTCTGAGGCAAGTTCTAGTAAGGAACCGGCAGACAGCAATGATGACAGTATCATGCAAAAGTCTCAACAGTTTAAGAAATTTGATATGGTGGAAGATTTCTCGGATCACCACTTTAGCCGCATGGGATTTTCAGATGAGCAGGTGAGTTGAATTAGTTGAACTTGTGCTTCACACCTGTCCCCTCCCGAACAGTTATGTGTGAGCATGTGCATGTGTCCACACCTCTCCTTATGGATGTGCCCTGGTCTGGCTGTGTGACACAGGCTTGAGTGCACGCATAAACTCTGCATGCGCAAAATGTGGAGCATGTTGTCTGTCTTTGTGAATATGGACTAATCTGTGTTTGTTTCTTGATAGCCACCCAGATATTGGGCAAAGCGAATTCAGGATGAAtggaagattttggagaagGACTTACCAGGTGAGTTCTACCACTGTGTATAGGGATTCATTATGCTTGATCATACCAGTGTTGAAATATTCTTGTGTTTGTAAGTTCTCTTTTAGTGCTACTGTTGTTTTCCCATTAGAAACTTAACCTATTTTCCTTTCTGGTCATGTCTTGGCATTAGTTTAGTAGGTTGACTCATTTCTGTTTTTTCTTGCACAGACACTATATTTGTCAGGGTTTATGAAGCAAGAATGGAACTTCTGAGGGGTGTCATTATAGGACCTCCGGGCACTCCTTACCATGACGGTCTTTTTGTCTTTGATTGTCTCTTCCCAACTAACTATCCTAAATCACCACCGGTGTGTATATGGTGCTATTGCATTGGTGTTTTATTGTATATTTTATCTTATTGTAGAtaattttgattttcttttgtcAGATGGTGTACTACTATTCAGGTGGTCTTCGATTGAATCCAAATTTGTACGAGTGTGGGAAAGTTTGTCTGAGTCTCCTAGGCACTTGGAGTggcaaacaaaatgaaaattggGTCCCAGGGCAATCAACAATGCTACAAGTTTTAGTCTCTATACAAGCTCTTATTTTGAATGCAGAGCCCTTCTTCAATGAACCTGGGCATGAGTCATCGTATGTTGGAGCAGAAGGGCAAAGGCAATCCAGAAAGTACAATGAGGATACCTTTATTCTATCTCTAAAGACGATGATTTATACACTAAGGAGGCCGCCGAAGGTATGATTACAGCAACCATCTCCATTACAGTACACTGATCTTCTATTTATAATTAACATTTTACATTGTTCCTTGCTGGAGAGTTGATTTACTAGAATGAAGTAGATTGCCAGAACAGTAGGGAGTTTGCTTTCTCACATCTGTGCTTTGTGAGGTTGAACTTGAAACAAGTAGCCTTGATGTATAAACACCGGTTCTGAGTCGAGTATTATTGTAGAATTTAGTTGTGCTAGGATGGTTTTTTCTGCTTGCTGTTGCTGTTAGAAAACTATGCTGTTATCTAACCCGCCATGTTCCAGAATGAATCTTAGAAGGGACAGAAGGCGGGATGTCAATTTGTTAGGAGGCCTAGGAATCTGTTATTCATCTTTTACTACATTTTCCAATAGATTTTGATCTTTGGGAATACATTTTCTCTCCTTTTGGGCTATAATAGGTGTTCCAAGAGTCAAATATTGCTTTACTGTCTGGTCACCAAGGCATGTTTGTGAAACACCAAATTTACTGATCTGGGGGTTACCTCCATTTGTAATCTTTTAGTGTGTTGATTGTTTCACTGCTTTGCTCCATGCTTTTTCAACGGGGATTTGGTGATTGCTTATTGACCCATAAATTAGGGTCTGAATTACGATTTAGTAACTTTGATGAGTATGTGGGTGTATTATTTGTGTCCTAGTGATTCAAATACTCTTTATAGTGGTTTTAGCAGCTTAGATAACGTGTCCTAATGATGGTTTTAGCAGCTTAGACGAAAAAAGTAAATAGGAAGTCAGTTTGTACGTAATCTTTTGTTTTGAAAGGCACTTTCTGTTTTGTATCTCAGGTTTGTAGCCTAGGTCGGTCACCTAATTAAGTGAGTTTTCTTGCAGTATTTTGAGGACTTTGTCTTGGGTCATTTTCGCGAACGTGCACACAATATTCTGGCAGCATGTAAATCATATAGTGAGGGCACTCTGGTGGGGTCTGATATCACATCCCAGAATGCAGAAAAAGGTGGCTCTGCACAATTCAAGGCAAGTGTAGTTAAGATGATGAATACACTTATTACACATTTCACCAGAAATGGATCAACCGACTGTGAGAAGTTTAGAGTTGAAGCCTGTATCACATTGGACTAGCAGCTGACTTGATGGGATTGGGAAGGCAATAAGAATTATATATTGGCTTAGGAGAAACGAAATCAATGGACCTGCGAATGGTATTTTCTTTTCCCATCTGCTTTCCGATACTGTTATTCTGGAATTGGTTAGTTCATTTTTCGGTCTGTTTTATCTTTCGGGATTCTTGCTAGTACATTTAAGTATAGTAGGAAGACGTGGATGATGGATTCATGTTGAAGTGGACTTGGCTTATTGCTACATTGATCTAATTGTGAGTCACAATTTGTGACCTTATTTATAGGCTTTTTCCAATTCTAGCCGAAACAATGTTTTATGTCAGTTGCCCACTCCTGCTTGACTTGTTTTACTTTCTGATTCCTGGGTGTGCACAATCAAGCGTTAATCTCTCATAACCTGATTTATCACGTGATGTGAGATACAGACAAACACAGTAAATTTGGAGTAATAAACCTGGTCTATATTATATAGTAGGTTCCTAGTCAACATAACCTGATCTATTCAGTCGTTATTTTGTACACCAACGAGGCATAAGGGATCCGCAGATTAGCTCATTGATCATTTGAAATGCCTACCAAAATTCGAtaaaatcaaaaatcaaaaaaaacaacaaacccTACCAAATCTTGTGGAATGGATAACCATGAACTACAACTTACTAAAACCCAAAACTGTTTGATAGTTAAATTAAATGGTAGTCAtattaatattttgaaaaattgtgTTCTATTTTCTTCATTACAATCGATGTCTTAATGGTTtggattcttttatttttcgatGGATCCCTTAATGGTTCCGAAGTATCAGTACCATTTAATTCTCCTCCCGTACCATTTGGGTTCTTCACTAGAATTTATGTGTCCATGATAATTATTCGatcatttataaaaataatgagGTTAGTCATAAACCTAATTcatttagggtgcgtttgttgcaccagactatttcggactggactagcttcagggatTAAGCAAGACTGGCTTGGACTAGACTAAGcaggactaacttagtgaagtgtttggtgcagtatcaaATTAGAAGtaggataataaaaataataaaattaagggagttttaacgaaaagcccgcggtactgttcactttaacgaaaaaccacatttttacactaaaaagtcaaacctggtactatttattttaccctttattttgtcattatcattaaaactcaaagttttcaagtcattttcattaattttccatTCTTTTTCATGCCTGAAACCTCTCTtccctctccttttttttttctgtccaAACTCCATAGATTCCAATCAAAGCTTTTCCTTCATTTTAATTGATAAAGCTCTCCGTCCAAAATCCACTACTTGCAACCACATCTTTCTCCTCCATTTGAATCAATAAAGCTCCCAAAACACAAACAATCAGAAACTCAATTTCAATCAAAATCGCAGTTGCGTTCCTTGTATACCCAACGACACTCTGATTCGAGCAGGACgaggaaagagagggagaggacGTGATCTGGGTTGGGTCGTGCAGATCAGCTCGGCATCTAGCAGGAcgatgagagagagggagaggacgTGATCTGGGTTCGGGGTGCGAAGAGAGGGAAAGGATGCAAGCATTAGTGAGAGAACGAGAGTGAAGACAAGAcgcgagaggagagagagagagggagagggagagacaaAGAGATGAGGAATGGTGAATGAGACAATGTTGTGAGGAAGGAGTTCTTAGCAATCCCATGGTTCAACACTGGACTAATTTGGACGACCTAACGAGGTCCGGAGTCCACACAAGTTCGGGCTAGTCTCACTTAAGTTAGTCCCCAAGCATACCAAACATGGGACAATAATCCTAGCCAGTCCAATCCCACTTAAGAAGgtgaaacaaacacacccttaagATGTATTAATGAACCCTTGAACCAGTAATTACACAAATTTTACACAATTTCCCAGCAACCATGCAAGGCCGTGAGAGAGAGGGAAACCTTGTGAGTGTGGTGTGTCCCTCGAAATCAGgacttttaaaaaaattacttttttttcataaagtttttttattaattttattaattatgataaaaattgaaaataagaaATTGTACTAATGCAACAATGCTTAACACATGGCAAGTTATGAATGAATAGTGTGGTAGTGACATTCAACATGATCCAAGGGCAAGTCAAGTCCCACGCAAGTTTTTCTCACCTCTTAGACCCAAATCCACCAAATTGAGTGAAAATGCTTTAAATGAAGCCTAAATTTTAAATCGAACTAACTAATCAGATGCCAAATTTTCGAGTCTGATTTAGGAAttaatttgattcaaatttgaaCTGCATTGACACATGTTATGTAATCAGtaccaaagaaagaaagaaaaaaagaattgcaaaagtccaataaaaaaagtacaaaaataaataacaacTTCTATTCAATGAGAAAGAAAATGTGcggtaaaaaatataaaattgaaacTCTATTATCTAGATAATTACCCTAACCGAAAAAATGATGGTTTAAGACCCATGCCCCTGCATGGCTCCAAGTTTGTTGTCCCTTAAAGAGTGTCTCATTTGTGTTTCCTTATTAATATGTTGACACATATAATTTAACTTAACTTAAAACTTAACTCTAttaactttatttctttaacatttaaattataaaaaaatccaaaataataaaaaactgttGGGTTAATGAAGTGAGCAAACCCAAATAGGATTCTTCACCTTCTCAAACAccttggtattgctgtgctttgaaaaaaagctgctgtgagaataagtggctgtgctgtgagaataagcggctgtgaaataaatcagcagagtgtttggtaaacttttttgtaaaagtgcttttgaaaaaaaaagcagtctaatagtgggtcttttcattaaagaagcactgtagctccgtgtgctttgaaaaaaaagccagttttccaaagctgcaaatagcagcttcagctttttcctttgatttcagcttattctcacagcagcttccaaaataagccccttttttttagtttaccaaacacctaaaactctcacagctttttttcataggtactttttttttaagcacctcactcccaaactaggtctaaatCTCTACTCTCATAATCTGCAATAAGAACACCACTGTTCTTGTATATTTTTTCGTTCTTTTTCAAAGCCCATTCcatcttcactttttttttttaacccatatacaatgattaaaaaaataacactAAACTTCATCATGAACCATGACATATCTTCAGGACAGAGATAAATTGTCAAACATTCTTTgtactgatttttttttacaaaaccaAAACATGAAAGAGGCATATGATATGAGACAGGAGCAGAGGGAGTGGACAAGAGATGAAAGTGGGCATAGAGGGTTCAAGATTCATATACTGGGATTGATGCTTGCCCCCAAATTGTACGAATTACAGGAATCCCGATCCTTCACCCTTGTCCTTTTTTCTATTAATCCCTCACTCGGATTGGGTTTGAAGATGATAATCGAGATCGAGAAAAAGATTGACGCCAGATTTACTTTGCTCAGGCGTAAGTATTTCATCGTATTCcagagtttttttttaatttttaaatggcAACTAAAATAATTTAACACGGTTATCTCTCAATTAAGTTATAGGACATGTGTTAAAATATTAGCAAAGAGACACAATATGAGACAAAAAAGGGGACAGCAGATCCTTGGCCATGCAAAATATTTCTAGCGATGAACGGCTGTATATTAACCCCTTAAAATGCCGTCGTTCTCCAATCTCTACTGTACATACATCCAAAACCCAGTGCATTTGCACGAATTGGTATCTTTCCTTGACTTCCAAGTTTTAGGAAACAAAACCTAGCAGCTACTTTCCATTTATTTTGCCCCTTCTTGTTTTCATACAACCTGAACCTACAAACTGCAACAGCCGCGCTTTTCTTTTGAGCCTCGAGACGATTGAATCTTGAACGTACAAACTTCATTATCATGGAGACTGCTAGCAGCCTGGGATTACCAGTCGGATGTCACTTCGAACTATCCGACAAAGAGCTTTTGCTTCACTTTCTTTACAACAAAGAGCACGGTCTACCGCTTTCTTGCAACGCCAT is a genomic window of Malus domestica chromosome 09, GDT2T_hap1 containing:
- the LOC103431500 gene encoding putative ubiquitin-conjugating enzyme E2 38, producing the protein MASSASGQALNPTVSLKLKQKEGALDSDAEYSASVVRSEDDIDILKSSTSGSTNSNVVKTSNCFSSNDADMSMDDEDNDDDDDDNDFDCDDNDGFLYDDGDDCMTLQSQFDNVDLPPGVEATLPWLNDPSPSEKPSTKTLAISDLPPCSSTVPSEASSSKEPADSNDDSIMQKSQQFKKFDMVEDFSDHHFSRMGFSDEQPPRYWAKRIQDEWKILEKDLPDTIFVRVYEARMELLRGVIIGPPGTPYHDGLFVFDCLFPTNYPKSPPMVYYYSGGLRLNPNLYECGKVCLSLLGTWSGKQNENWVPGQSTMLQVLVSIQALILNAEPFFNEPGHESSYVGAEGQRQSRKYNEDTFILSLKTMIYTLRRPPKYFEDFVLGHFRERAHNILAACKSYSEGTLVGSDITSQNAEKGGSAQFKASVVKMMNTLITHFTRNGSTDCEKFRVEACITLD